One part of the Anopheles coustani chromosome 2, idAnoCousDA_361_x.2, whole genome shotgun sequence genome encodes these proteins:
- the LOC131266395 gene encoding elongation factor Tu, mitochondrial, giving the protein MSTYLALRALLSPIARKTVVQILSTGNGLNVVRRSAPALRAVPVRFYAEKEVFKRDKPHCNVGTIGHVDHGKTTLTAAITKVLADKDLAESKKYTDIDNAPEEKARGITINVAHIEYQTENRHYGHTDCPGHADYIKNMITGTAQMDGAILVVAATDGAMPQTREHLLLAKQIGVNHIVVFINKVDAADQEMVDLVEMEIRELMSEMGFDGDNVPVIKGSALCALEGREPEIGANAVMKLLEEVDKYVPTPVRELDKPFLLPVESVHSIPGRGTVVTGRLERGTLKKGQECEFVGYNKVIKSTITGIEMFHKILEEAHAGDQLGALVRGIKRDDIKRGMVMCKPGTMKANDNFEAQVYILSKDEGGRHKPFTSFIQLQMFSRTWDCATQVQIPGKDMIMPGEDAKLQLRLMRPMVLEQGQRFTLRDGHITLGTGVVTKLLNPLTEKERLALTEGKKAREKAASGKA; this is encoded by the exons ATGTCGACCTATCTTGCTCTCCGAGCACTTCTTAGTCCGA TTGCCCGGAAGACGGTGGTACAGATCCTCTCGACCGGCAATGGGTTAAATGTGGTGCGCAGATCAGCTCCGGCTTTACGAGCGGTACCGGTGCGGTTCTACGCCGAGAAGGAGGTATTCAAGCGCGACAAACCGCATTGTAACGTCGGTACCATCGGTCATGTCGATCACGGTAAAACGACCCTTACGGCGGCAATCACAAAGGTGCTGGCCGACAAGGATCTGGCGGAGAGCAAAAAGTACACCGACATTGACAACGCGCCGGAGGAAAAGGCGCGCGGTATCACGATCAATGTGGCGCATATCGAGTATCAAACGGAAAATCGCCACTACGGCCATACGGACTGTCCGGGGCATGCGGATTACATTAAGAACATGATCACCGGTACGGCACAGATGGACGGTGCGATCTTGGTAGTGGCCGCAACAGACGGTGCGATGCCTCAGACTCGCGAACATTTGCTGCTGGCGAAGCAGATTGGTGTCAACCACATTGTTGTGTTCATCAATAAGGTGGACGCCGCTGACCAGGAGATGGTCGATCTGGTGGAGATGGAAATTCGTGAGCTTATGTCGGAGATGGGCTTCGATGGTGATAACGTGCCGGTCATCAAGGGATCGGCGCTCTGTGCGCTGGAAGGCCGTGAACCGGAGATCGGTGCCAATGCCGTTATGAAACTGCTCGAGGAGGTGGACAAGTACGTGCCGACGCCGGTTCGTGAGCTGGACAAACCATTCCTGCTGCCGGTGGAATCCGTGCACAGCATTCCTGGTCGTGGTACTGTAGTTACCGGACGTCTGGAGCGTGGTACGCTCAAAAAGGGTCAGGAATGTGAATTCGTTGGATATAATAAG GTGATCAAATCTACCATCACTGGCATTGAGATGTTCCACAAAATCCTCGAGGAAGCACATGCCGGTGATCAGCTTGGTGCGCTCGTGCGTGGCATCAAGCGCGATGACATTAAACGTGGTATGGTGATGTGCAAGCCGGGTACCATGAAAGCCAACGATAACTTCGAGGCGCAGGTGTACATTCTCAGCAAGGACGAAGGTGGTCGCCACAAACCCTTCACCAGCTTCATCCAGCTGCAGATGTTCTCGCGTACGTGGGATTGTGCGACGCAGGTGCAAATCCCGGGGAAGGACATGATCATGCCGGGTGAGGACGCTAAGCTGCAGCTGAGGTTGATGCGCCCGATGGTGCTAGAGCAGGGACAACGGTTCACGCTGCGCGATGGACACATTACCCTCGGTACCGGGGTGGTCACAAAGCTACTCAATCCTCTCACCGAAAAAGAGCGGCTGGCACTGACGGAAGGCAAGAAAGCCCGCGAAAAGGCTGCCAGTGGCAAGGCGTAA